One Clostridium sp. CM027 genomic window carries:
- the minD gene encoding septum site-determining protein MinD — protein MGESIVITSGKGGVGKTTTTANIGTAIASMDKKVVVIDGDTGLRNLDVLMGLENRVVFTLVDVIEKKCRLKQALIKDKRFNNLYLLPTAQTRDKNDIDIKDMLLVVKELKENFDYVIIDCPAGIEQGFENAIVGADRAIIVVNPELTSVRDADRVIGKLDSKGIDRHEVIINRMNYEMTKNGDMLSVDDIIECLAIKLIGVVPDDRKVTISTNKGEPIVLDEKSLAGLAFKNIARRIMGEEVSYASLDGSSCSGTGFFASLKRIFKGI, from the coding sequence ATGGGAGAATCTATAGTTATAACTTCGGGTAAGGGTGGGGTAGGTAAGACAACTACCACAGCAAATATTGGAACAGCTATCGCATCTATGGACAAAAAAGTAGTAGTTATTGATGGAGATACAGGACTTCGAAACCTAGATGTTTTAATGGGACTTGAGAATAGAGTAGTATTTACATTAGTAGATGTTATTGAAAAAAAATGCAGGTTAAAGCAAGCCCTAATAAAAGATAAAAGGTTTAACAATTTATATTTGTTACCAACAGCTCAAACAAGAGACAAGAATGACATTGATATAAAGGATATGCTTTTAGTAGTAAAGGAATTAAAAGAAAACTTTGATTACGTTATTATAGACTGTCCTGCAGGTATTGAGCAAGGCTTTGAAAATGCTATAGTAGGAGCTGATAGAGCTATTATAGTGGTTAATCCTGAACTTACTTCAGTTAGAGATGCAGATAGGGTAATAGGAAAATTAGATTCTAAGGGTATAGATAGACATGAGGTTATAATAAACAGAATGAACTATGAAATGACAAAAAATGGGGATATGTTATCTGTAGATGATATTATAGAATGTTTGGCCATTAAATTAATAGGCGTCGTTCCAGATGATAGGAAGGTTACTATTTCAACAAACAAAGGGGAACCAATCGTTCTTGATGAAAAGTCTTTGGCGGGTCTAGCTTTTAAAAACATAGCAAGGCGAATAATGGGAGAGGAAGTATCATATGCTTCACTAGATGGATCATCATGTAGTGGGACAGGATTCTTTGCTTCTCTAAAAAGAATATTTAAAGGGATATAG
- the minC gene encoding septum site-determining protein MinC: MVTDKIIIKGNKEGLNVVINMNHFSDFDDMLESLIDKLSQGRKFYKGSTLKITTELKYINERESIKLKEILFDEFLISDCIFQEQEDSVGKVFTGIYEGKTKFLRKTIRSGQSINYPGNVVIVGDVNPGAEIYAAGNIIVIGTLRGVVHAGTNGNEKAIIAAVKLQPQILQIGSIVTRSPEDEVKPLYPEVAKIKNGNIIVEPYLANKYI, encoded by the coding sequence GGTTACAGATAAAATAATCATTAAGGGAAATAAAGAGGGATTAAATGTAGTTATAAATATGAATCATTTCAGTGATTTTGATGACATGCTAGAGTCTTTAATTGATAAGCTATCACAAGGGAGGAAATTTTACAAAGGTAGCACTTTGAAAATTACTACTGAACTTAAATACATAAATGAAAGGGAAAGTATAAAATTAAAGGAAATATTATTTGATGAATTTTTAATTAGTGATTGTATTTTTCAGGAGCAAGAAGATTCCGTAGGAAAAGTGTTTACTGGAATTTATGAGGGGAAAACTAAGTTTTTGAGGAAAACTATAAGAAGCGGACAAAGTATAAATTATCCTGGTAATGTAGTTATAGTTGGTGATGTTAACCCAGGAGCTGAAATATATGCAGCAGGAAATATAATTGTTATTGGTACTTTAAGAGGGGTTGTACATGCGGGTACTAATGGTAATGAAAAAGCTATAATTGCGGCAGTTAAGTTGCAACCTCAAATACTTCAGATAGGAAGCATAGTAACGAGGTCCCCTGAGGATGAAGTAAAGCCTCTATATCCGGAGGTGGCAAAAATTAAAAATGGCAATATCATTGTGGAACCGTATTTAGCAAATAAATATATATAA
- a CDS encoding M50 family metallopeptidase has protein sequence MIRISKLFIPYIILLIILGFKGELVIAFAFVFIHEMMHYLTARILGFSGFDIEILPVGAVLKVKDLDEASAKEDLIISLSGPLLNLLLAVIFYILFILFNRPYLHLIYKSNLALGIFNLIPAFPLDGGRVLRDILNIKTIYRRANEISIRVSMILGSIFMFIYFVSVAANKSNFNLGLISIFILISSIKEKERIVYLIMGYIIRKKHRFIKRGYVENKSISVFCEKNLLSVLGIIDKNKYNLFTILDENMTLLDTLYEEEIIEAIKAYGNISLSEYIDIKKLKNNV, from the coding sequence TTGATAAGAATAAGTAAGTTATTTATACCGTATATTATTTTGTTAATAATATTAGGATTTAAAGGAGAATTAGTAATAGCTTTTGCTTTTGTATTCATCCATGAGATGATGCATTATTTAACTGCTAGAATTTTAGGATTTTCAGGCTTTGATATCGAAATTCTTCCTGTAGGAGCCGTACTTAAGGTGAAAGATTTAGATGAAGCAAGTGCTAAAGAGGATTTAATAATTTCTTTATCGGGTCCCTTATTAAACTTATTATTAGCAGTTATTTTTTATATTTTATTTATATTATTTAATAGACCTTATTTGCATTTAATTTATAAAAGCAATTTAGCTTTAGGCATTTTTAATCTTATACCAGCCTTTCCACTGGATGGAGGAAGGGTGCTTAGGGATATACTTAATATTAAGACTATATATAGAAGGGCAAATGAAATTTCTATTAGGGTTAGTATGATTCTTGGAAGTATTTTCATGTTTATATATTTTGTAAGTGTAGCAGCAAATAAAAGCAACTTTAATTTAGGCTTAATTTCTATATTTATTTTAATATCTTCGATTAAAGAAAAGGAAAGGATAGTATATTTGATTATGGGTTATATTATTAGGAAGAAACATAGATTTATAAAGAGAGGATATGTAGAGAATAAAAGTATATCTGTTTTTTGTGAAAAAAATTTATTATCGGTACTAGGAATAATTGATAAGAATAAGTACAATTTGTTTACAATACTAGATGAAAATATGACATTGCTAGATACGTTGTATGAAGAAGAAATAATTGAGGCAATAAAAGCCTATGGTAATATAAGCCTAAGTGAGTACATTGACATTAAAAAATTAAAAAATAATGTATAA
- a CDS encoding methylglyoxal synthase, producing the protein MRIALVAHDKKKADMIDFATRYKDVLEKHDLYGTGTTGKLISEQVGLDVTRFLSGPLGGDQQIGAKLAQEELDMIIFLRDPLTPQPHEPDISALLRLCDVHCVPLATNLGTAEVLMRSLKNRK; encoded by the coding sequence ATGAGAATAGCACTAGTAGCCCATGATAAAAAAAAGGCTGATATGATTGACTTTGCAACAAGGTACAAGGATGTTTTAGAAAAACATGATTTATACGGAACAGGGACAACAGGAAAATTAATAAGTGAACAAGTGGGACTTGATGTTACTAGGTTTTTATCAGGACCACTTGGCGGTGACCAGCAAATAGGTGCAAAGCTTGCACAAGAAGAATTGGATATGATAATTTTTTTAAGGGATCCACTAACCCCTCAACCTCATGAACCAGATATTTCAGCACTTCTTAGATTATGTGATGTACATTGTGTTCCACTTGCCACAAATTTAGGTACAGCTGAAGTTTTAATGAGAAGTTTAAAAAATCGTAAATAG
- the minE gene encoding cell division topological specificity factor MinE produces the protein MNLFKMFSNKIFSKDIASDRLKLILIHDRADFSPNFLEMIKADILKVISKYAEIETGEIEVRLTTTEEYEGNSPALIANIPIKKIKR, from the coding sequence ATGAATTTATTTAAAATGTTTTCTAATAAAATTTTTTCAAAGGATATTGCAAGTGATAGATTAAAGCTGATTTTAATACATGATAGAGCGGACTTTTCACCTAATTTTCTAGAAATGATTAAGGCCGACATACTAAAGGTAATTTCAAAATACGCCGAAATAGAAACGGGGGAAATTGAGGTTAGATTAACAACAACGGAAGAATATGAAGGAAATTCACCAGCACTAATTGCAAATATACCTATTAAAAAAATAAAGAGATAA
- the rodA gene encoding rod shape-determining protein RodA, with translation MLQNLRLNKKLLRELDYSVIIVAISIVIFGCINIYSATVKNYGTKLVKMQIIWLIVSIAVMYVLLVFDYMLIENYAVIIYWAGVALLIYGDVFGTVVNGARSWINIGIGTLQPSEFAKIGMIIMLAKKLDEMEGRINDPKNLLELAFYVAVPMLLIIIQPDMGMTMVSFFIVLGIFYCIGLNYKVIIGGMTSILLIVVGVWNSPIMKTYWKGRLTSFLHPEQFAQGYGHQLIQARLAIGSGGILGRGFGKGVQFSSVPENQTDFIFAVLAEEWGLIGALVLLLLYGLLICRLVKIAKESKDIFGTVLCVGFISNLLFSIMQNMGMTMGLMPITGITLPFMSYGGSSLLTTFISLGLVLNVGMRRKKINF, from the coding sequence ATTTTACAAAACCTAAGACTTAATAAAAAACTGTTAAGAGAATTGGATTATAGTGTGATTATAGTAGCAATTTCTATTGTGATTTTTGGATGCATAAATATTTATAGTGCTACAGTGAAGAATTATGGAACTAAGTTAGTTAAAATGCAAATTATATGGTTGATAGTAAGTATTGCTGTGATGTATGTTCTTTTGGTCTTTGATTATATGTTAATAGAAAATTATGCCGTTATAATATATTGGGCAGGCGTTGCATTGTTAATATATGGTGATGTTTTTGGAACTGTTGTAAATGGTGCAAGATCTTGGATAAATATAGGCATAGGCACCCTGCAACCTTCAGAATTTGCTAAGATTGGCATGATAATAATGCTGGCTAAGAAATTAGATGAAATGGAAGGGCGAATTAATGATCCTAAAAATTTGTTGGAGTTAGCATTTTATGTGGCAGTGCCAATGTTATTAATTATTATTCAACCGGATATGGGAATGACTATGGTAAGCTTTTTTATAGTACTAGGGATATTTTATTGTATTGGACTAAATTACAAAGTGATAATTGGAGGAATGACTTCAATATTGCTTATAGTTGTAGGTGTATGGAATTCTCCAATTATGAAAACTTATTGGAAAGGAAGACTCACTTCATTCTTGCATCCTGAGCAATTTGCACAAGGGTATGGTCATCAGCTTATTCAAGCAAGACTCGCTATAGGCTCGGGAGGAATACTAGGAAGAGGGTTTGGAAAAGGAGTGCAGTTTAGCTCTGTTCCAGAAAATCAGACGGATTTTATTTTTGCCGTCTTAGCAGAAGAATGGGGACTTATTGGTGCATTAGTATTATTATTATTATATGGACTACTTATATGCAGGTTAGTAAAAATTGCAAAAGAATCGAAAGATATTTTTGGCACTGTGTTGTGTGTGGGATTTATTTCGAATTTATTATTTTCAATAATGCAAAATATGGGAATGACAATGGGACTTATGCCTATTACAGGAATAACTCTACCATTTATGAGTTATGGTGGGAGCTCACTTTTAACAACTTTTATATCATTAGGATTAGTGCTTAATGTAGGTATGAGAAGGAAAAAAATAAATTTTTGA